A part of Dehalogenimonas sp. W genomic DNA contains:
- a CDS encoding ROK family protein, which yields MKEVPKILVADLGGTKVLAGIVSGDGKLQHRRKRESAGDGELKDILANLYAALDDVLAAAASSPAAVALASAGAIDLKKGVVTHSPNMMAVNGAPLRELLSQRYGIPAVMLNDASAAALAEHHLGAGRGSRDMIFLTVSTGIGGGIIVDNKLYQGADGTAGEFGHTIIDLNGPADTCGGYGCLEQYASGTAIARKAVNLLNSGVASSLADVLARQGRITAADVAAAALSGDPLAKEVFDAAMRALGTGIISIVNVFNPELIVIGGGVSQTGEQLFAPVRRAVAEHAYKLPASRVKIVPAALGDEAGAVGAALFAREELGL from the coding sequence ATGAAAGAAGTGCCGAAGATTTTGGTGGCCGACCTGGGCGGAACCAAGGTGCTGGCCGGTATTGTGAGCGGTGACGGCAAGCTGCAACACCGGCGCAAACGGGAATCGGCGGGTGACGGCGAGCTGAAAGACATTCTCGCCAACCTCTACGCCGCCCTTGATGACGTGCTGGCCGCTGCGGCTTCATCTCCGGCGGCGGTGGCACTGGCCTCTGCCGGGGCGATTGACCTGAAAAAGGGCGTTGTCACCCATTCGCCCAATATGATGGCGGTGAATGGTGCCCCGCTGCGGGAACTCTTATCTCAGCGCTACGGTATCCCGGCGGTGATGCTTAATGACGCCAGCGCCGCGGCGCTGGCGGAACACCATCTGGGTGCCGGGCGGGGTAGCCGCGACATGATTTTTCTGACAGTGTCCACCGGTATCGGCGGCGGCATTATCGTAGATAATAAGCTTTATCAGGGCGCGGACGGCACCGCCGGTGAATTCGGCCATACGATCATTGATCTTAACGGCCCGGCAGATACCTGCGGCGGCTACGGTTGTCTGGAACAATACGCTTCCGGCACCGCCATAGCGCGGAAGGCGGTCAATTTACTCAATTCCGGCGTGGCGTCCAGTCTGGCTGATGTGCTGGCGCGACAGGGCCGGATTACCGCGGCGGATGTGGCTGCCGCGGCTTTGAGCGGCGACCCGCTGGCCAAAGAGGTTTTTGACGCCGCTATGCGGGCACTGGGTACAGGTATTATCAGTATTGTCAATGTCTTTAATCCGGAGCTAATTGTTATCGGCGGCGGCGTCAGCCAGACCGGGGAGCAGCTCTTTGCGCCGGTGCGCCGGGCGGTGGCCGAACACGCCTACAAGCTGCCGGCGTCACGGGTGAAGATTGTGCCGGCCGCTTTAGGCGATGAAGCTGGCGCAGTCGGCGCGGCGCTGTTCGCCAGGGAGGAGCTCGGTTTATGA
- a CDS encoding UTP--glucose-1-phosphate uridylyltransferase has product MSHFKKAVIAAGGAGTRFLPITKSVPKEMLPLAAKPVVQYAVEEITASGIKDITFVIAHGKESVVDYFSPDPGLETLLVARGDASSLRQVRGLSRMAHFSRVYQSAPLGLGHAAGLAAETVGDEPFALVLPDDVIDAKEPVLKQMLEVYKRHPGNILLVEKCRPEDTGHYGIIDAETTAPGVYRVKGLVEKPRPQDAPSNLAIVGRYLLMPQIFEALSRVKPGKGGEIQLTDAIQLLLEDQPVFACEFEGTRYDTGTPEGWLAANNAWADKLKPH; this is encoded by the coding sequence ATGAGTCATTTCAAGAAAGCGGTCATTGCCGCCGGCGGCGCCGGCACCCGGTTCCTGCCGATTACCAAAAGTGTTCCCAAGGAAATGCTGCCACTGGCGGCCAAGCCGGTAGTCCAATACGCGGTGGAGGAAATAACAGCGTCCGGCATTAAAGATATTACTTTTGTCATCGCTCACGGCAAGGAGTCTGTCGTGGACTATTTCAGCCCGGACCCGGGGCTGGAAACCTTACTGGTGGCTCGGGGTGACGCCTCAAGCCTGCGACAGGTTCGTGGCCTGTCCCGGATGGCGCATTTCAGCCGGGTGTATCAGTCAGCACCGCTGGGGCTGGGTCATGCCGCCGGGTTGGCGGCGGAGACGGTGGGTGACGAGCCATTCGCTCTGGTGCTGCCCGATGATGTTATTGACGCCAAAGAGCCGGTGCTCAAGCAGATGCTGGAAGTGTACAAAAGGCACCCCGGCAATATTCTGCTGGTGGAAAAGTGCCGTCCGGAAGATACTGGGCATTACGGTATTATTGATGCCGAAACAACGGCGCCGGGGGTATACCGGGTGAAAGGTTTGGTGGAGAAACCCAGGCCGCAGGACGCGCCTTCCAACCTGGCTATTGTCGGCCGCTACCTGCTGATGCCGCAGATATTTGAGGCGCTCTCCAGGGTCAAGCCGGGCAAAGGCGGCGAGATTCAATTGACTGACGCCATTCAATTGCTTCTGGAAGACCAGCCGGTCTTCGCCTGTGAATTTGAAGGCACCCGTTATGACACCGGTACCCCGGAGGGCTGGCTGGCGGCCAATAATGCCTGGGCTGATAAGTTAAAACCGCACTGA
- a CDS encoding iron-containing alcohol dehydrogenase yields the protein MAVSEFNLPTKVIFGEGSFNRLADEAAGLGQRAVIVSGMKNLRRLGVLDKAADMLERAGVQAFLFDKIEPNPRAATIDEGAALVRSEHIDLVIALGGGSAMDAAKGIALAGADTHPVWHYITTHDNPAGKVPPLLTVPTVAASGSEVNSGAVITDWESHQKRVLSRPSLQPRTAIIDPELTLSLPLKPTLQGGVDIFCHALEPYITASEPEDLNDGWREAMMRNVVKYLPILCDNLHDLEARRALAWTSTMACSAFSGLGGGNGAMTLHGMEHPVSGLYDIAHGDGLAAMLPAWLADVARVKADRINLLGERVFGAGNGLSAVEDWLKGIGMRLRLEGLGVAKSAIPELARLAPVSSPWIVNNPTEVSKADLERLYRMAW from the coding sequence ATGGCTGTATCGGAATTCAATCTACCCACCAAAGTAATCTTCGGCGAGGGCTCATTCAACCGCCTTGCCGATGAGGCGGCAGGGCTGGGCCAGCGTGCGGTGATTGTTTCCGGCATGAAAAACCTGCGCCGTCTTGGTGTTTTGGATAAGGCAGCCGATATGCTGGAGCGCGCCGGAGTCCAGGCTTTTCTGTTTGATAAAATTGAGCCTAACCCGCGGGCGGCCACCATTGATGAAGGTGCAGCGCTGGTCCGCAGTGAGCATATAGACCTGGTTATTGCCCTGGGCGGCGGTAGTGCCATGGACGCCGCCAAAGGCATCGCCCTTGCCGGCGCCGACACCCACCCGGTCTGGCACTATATCACTACCCATGACAATCCCGCCGGTAAGGTGCCGCCGCTGTTGACGGTGCCGACAGTGGCCGCCTCCGGCTCCGAAGTCAATTCCGGAGCTGTCATCACCGATTGGGAGAGTCACCAGAAACGGGTATTATCCCGCCCTTCATTACAACCCCGGACCGCCATTATTGACCCCGAACTGACACTGTCTTTACCGCTGAAACCGACCCTCCAGGGCGGCGTAGATATTTTCTGCCACGCCCTTGAGCCATACATCACGGCATCCGAACCTGAAGACCTCAACGACGGGTGGCGTGAGGCCATGATGCGCAACGTGGTCAAGTATTTGCCGATACTTTGCGATAATCTACATGACCTTGAAGCCCGGCGCGCTCTGGCCTGGACTTCCACCATGGCTTGTTCCGCCTTTTCCGGCCTGGGCGGGGGCAACGGCGCCATGACCCTGCACGGTATGGAACATCCGGTTTCCGGGCTGTATGATATCGCCCACGGCGATGGTCTGGCCGCCATGCTGCCGGCCTGGCTGGCTGATGTTGCCCGGGTTAAGGCTGACCGGATAAACCTGCTTGGTGAGCGCGTCTTCGGCGCCGGTAATGGACTCAGTGCCGTTGAAGACTGGCTGAAAGGCATCGGCATGCGGCTGCGGCTGGAAGGTTTGGGGGTGGCCAAAAGCGCCATTCCGGAACTTGCCCGGCTGGCGCCGGTCTCCTCGCCATGGATTGTCAATAACCCCACTGAAGTCAGTAAGGCTGATTTGGAACGCCTCTACCGCATGGCGTGGTAA
- the alaS gene encoding alanine--tRNA ligase: MPMNGDELRRLFLDYFAEKGHKVMPSASLIPHGDPTLLLTTAGMVQFKPYFLGKEKPPATRLTTTQKCFRTTDIDSVGDSSHLTFFEMLGNFSVGDYFKKEAIDFAWEFVTDRLRLPEERLWVTVFLDDDEAIRFWRDKGVPAERIVRLGEKDNFWGPAGDSGPCGPCSEIHYDFGEAVGCGKPDCGPACSCGRFCEIWNLVFMQFNQDTGGARTPLPRPNIDTGMGLERLSAIMQGKSTVYQTDRFDYLLNKVAEVSGKKYGADVETDRAMRIVAEHSRGITFLIADGVIPSNESRGYVLRRLLRRTALFGRMLGLEKPFMVPLVEAVIAHMGQVYPELKSRRDFIIELVAREESRFAETLQTGMQLLEDMMAAAAGDRRITGEQAFKLYDTFGFPLDLTVEIAAGNGFEVDAAGFQQEMERQREKARAGAKFVLDKAGHGSHSFNATCFTGYDQLAQYGTVNGIIKHNNQADAIADGEQGGLILDKTAFYAEMGGQTGDTGRITAGDNIFVVTGTVLLSPGVTLHQGYVSQGGFGIGDEALTSVDPSRRYDTARNHTATHLLQAALREVLGEHVQQRGSVVAPERLRFDFSHLKAVAPEELARVEDIVNERIRENHPVTAAETGYQEALKSGVTALFGEKYGETVRVLAIGGDEPVSAELCGGTHIKTTGEIGYFKIISESSVGAGLRRIEAVTGRGAEAWLREQFKAFEEKTARFQAEIDAGRHTVTALERELARQDAAALISSAREIDGGKLLAAAVHEVNMDTLRDMIDELRPKLGAAVIVLGSVWADKPVFLAAVSPELVTRGYHAGNIIKRLSQIAGGGGGGKPNLAQGGGRDKDKLQEALDAVSEFVR; this comes from the coding sequence ATGCCCATGAATGGTGATGAGTTACGCAGACTTTTTCTGGATTATTTCGCGGAGAAAGGCCATAAGGTCATGCCTTCCGCGTCGCTTATTCCCCATGGCGACCCGACCCTGCTGTTAACCACGGCGGGCATGGTGCAGTTTAAGCCCTATTTTCTGGGCAAGGAAAAGCCTCCGGCGACCCGACTGACCACCACGCAGAAATGCTTCCGCACCACCGATATTGACTCGGTCGGGGACTCTTCCCATCTGACCTTCTTTGAAATGCTGGGCAATTTCTCGGTTGGGGATTATTTTAAGAAAGAGGCCATTGACTTCGCCTGGGAATTCGTGACCGACCGTCTCCGGCTGCCGGAAGAGCGTTTGTGGGTCACGGTTTTTCTGGATGACGATGAAGCCATCCGTTTCTGGCGTGACAAGGGGGTCCCGGCGGAGCGTATCGTGCGGCTGGGAGAGAAGGATAATTTCTGGGGCCCGGCCGGAGATTCTGGTCCCTGCGGCCCCTGCTCCGAGATTCATTATGACTTCGGTGAGGCAGTGGGTTGCGGTAAGCCTGACTGCGGCCCGGCCTGTTCCTGCGGCCGCTTCTGCGAAATCTGGAATCTGGTGTTTATGCAGTTTAATCAGGATACCGGCGGCGCCCGTACGCCGCTGCCCCGGCCCAATATTGATACCGGCATGGGCCTGGAACGACTGTCGGCCATCATGCAGGGCAAATCCACCGTTTATCAGACTGACCGGTTTGACTACCTCTTGAATAAAGTGGCTGAAGTGTCCGGGAAAAAATACGGGGCCGACGTTGAAACCGACCGCGCCATGCGCATTGTCGCCGAGCATTCACGCGGCATCACCTTCCTCATCGCTGACGGCGTTATACCGTCCAACGAAAGCCGGGGCTATGTGCTGCGGCGGCTGTTGCGCCGGACAGCCCTTTTCGGCCGGATGCTGGGTCTGGAAAAGCCCTTTATGGTGCCGCTGGTGGAGGCGGTTATAGCTCATATGGGGCAGGTTTACCCCGAACTTAAAAGCCGCCGGGATTTCATCATTGAACTGGTGGCGCGGGAAGAGTCCCGCTTTGCAGAAACGCTTCAAACCGGCATGCAGTTGCTGGAGGACATGATGGCGGCGGCTGCCGGCGACCGCCGTATTACCGGCGAACAGGCCTTCAAGTTGTATGATACCTTCGGTTTTCCGCTGGATCTGACCGTTGAAATAGCCGCCGGCAATGGCTTTGAAGTTGACGCGGCAGGTTTCCAGCAGGAAATGGAGCGGCAGCGGGAGAAGGCCCGGGCCGGAGCTAAATTTGTGCTGGACAAGGCCGGTCATGGCAGTCACTCGTTCAACGCCACCTGCTTTACCGGTTACGACCAGTTGGCACAATACGGCACGGTTAACGGTATCATCAAGCACAATAACCAGGCTGATGCCATTGCCGACGGTGAGCAGGGCGGCTTGATACTGGACAAAACCGCCTTCTATGCTGAGATGGGCGGCCAGACCGGAGATACTGGCCGCATTACCGCCGGTGACAACATCTTTGTAGTGACCGGTACGGTGCTGCTGTCACCAGGAGTGACGCTGCATCAGGGTTATGTCAGTCAGGGCGGCTTCGGTATCGGCGACGAGGCGCTGACCAGTGTGGACCCATCCCGTCGCTACGACACTGCCCGTAACCACACAGCTACCCATTTACTGCAGGCGGCTCTGAGAGAAGTGCTGGGTGAACACGTCCAGCAACGGGGTTCGGTAGTGGCGCCGGAGCGATTGCGTTTTGACTTTTCCCATCTGAAGGCGGTTGCGCCGGAAGAGCTCGCCCGGGTTGAGGATATCGTTAATGAGCGTATTCGCGAGAATCATCCCGTCACTGCTGCCGAAACCGGTTACCAGGAGGCCCTGAAATCCGGCGTCACTGCGCTGTTCGGTGAAAAGTACGGTGAGACGGTGCGGGTGCTGGCGATTGGCGGCGACGAACCAGTGTCTGCTGAGCTGTGCGGCGGCACTCACATCAAGACGACTGGTGAAATCGGGTATTTCAAGATTATCAGTGAATCCAGCGTCGGCGCCGGACTCCGGCGCATTGAAGCGGTCACCGGCCGCGGGGCTGAAGCCTGGCTCCGGGAGCAGTTCAAGGCATTTGAAGAAAAAACCGCCCGTTTTCAGGCAGAAATTGATGCCGGCCGGCATACTGTGACCGCGCTGGAACGGGAATTGGCCCGGCAGGACGCGGCTGCCCTTATCAGCAGTGCGCGGGAAATTGATGGCGGTAAACTATTGGCGGCGGCGGTGCATGAAGTCAACATGGACACGCTGCGGGACATGATTGATGAACTGCGGCCTAAACTTGGTGCCGCGGTTATCGTTTTGGGTTCGGTCTGGGCGGATAAGCCGGTTTTTCTGGCCGCGGTCAGTCCCGAACTGGTGACCAGGGGCTATCACGCCGGTAACATCATCAAGCGATTATCTCAGATTGCCGGCGGCGGCGGCGGCGGTAAACCTAATCTGGCCCAGGGCGGCGGGCGCGATAAAGACAAACTCCAGGAAGCCCTGGATGCCGTCAGCGAGTTCGTCAGGTAG
- the gyrB gene encoding DNA topoisomerase (ATP-hydrolyzing) subunit B has translation MAEEKLTDTQKADSYTAEDIQVLGGREAVRKRPGMYIGSTDYRGLHHLVYEVVYNSVDESMAGYCDKINVIIHSDESISVEDNGRGIPVDIQKKTGVSALETVMTVLHAGAKFGGKTYQVSGGLHGVGASVVNALSEWVSVEVRRDGNLYRQQYREGIPEAPVAIVGESCGTGTTTTFKFDPKIFNDASYDFKTLTERMREIAYLNKGLEISITDRRVDKEQTYYFEGGITGFVRHLNHNRITIHRLPIAIYKKVDSSMVEVAIQYNDGYSETNFSFANCINTQDGGTHLTGFRSAMTRVINDYAYKNKMVKDSDPSIMGDDCREGLVSIVSVKLPEPQFEGQTKGKLGNAEMKSMVESVVVDQLALYFEEHPDEAKKIIDKVLTSARARDAARKARDLIIKKNSLDGGSLPGKLAECSEKEPSLCELFLVEGDSAGGSAKQGRNRRFQAILPLRGKILNVEKAAPDKMLSHEEIRAIITALGAGIDDDFDFNRLRYHRVVLMTDADVDGSHIRTLLLTFFFRHMSKLIANGGLYIAQPPLYRIKQGQNERWVYNDAEKEEVLKEFKGKSVDIQRYKGLGEMSAEQLWNTTMNPATRTMLTVEVEDAVGADATFNLLMGDQVPPRKAFIQAHAKQVKNLDI, from the coding sequence ATGGCTGAAGAAAAGCTCACTGATACTCAAAAAGCAGACAGCTACACCGCTGAAGATATCCAGGTTCTCGGCGGACGGGAAGCCGTACGCAAACGCCCGGGCATGTACATCGGCTCCACCGATTACCGCGGTCTGCACCACCTGGTCTATGAAGTAGTCTATAACTCCGTTGATGAGTCCATGGCCGGCTATTGCGACAAAATCAACGTCATTATCCACAGTGATGAATCCATTTCCGTTGAGGATAACGGCCGCGGCATCCCGGTTGATATCCAGAAGAAAACCGGGGTTTCAGCGCTGGAAACGGTGATGACCGTGCTGCACGCCGGGGCTAAATTCGGCGGTAAGACCTACCAGGTATCCGGCGGCTTGCACGGCGTCGGCGCCTCAGTGGTTAATGCGCTGTCGGAATGGGTTTCGGTGGAAGTCCGCCGCGATGGCAATCTCTATCGCCAGCAGTACCGGGAAGGTATCCCGGAGGCCCCGGTGGCGATTGTCGGCGAATCCTGCGGCACCGGCACCACCACCACGTTCAAATTTGACCCCAAGATTTTTAATGATGCCAGCTACGATTTCAAGACCCTGACCGAGCGGATGCGGGAAATCGCCTACCTCAATAAAGGGTTGGAGATTTCCATCACCGATCGCCGGGTTGATAAGGAACAAACTTATTACTTTGAGGGCGGCATCACCGGTTTCGTACGCCACCTTAATCACAACCGTATAACCATCCACCGGTTGCCCATCGCCATCTACAAGAAAGTAGATTCCTCCATGGTAGAAGTGGCCATCCAATACAATGACGGCTACTCCGAGACCAATTTCAGCTTTGCCAATTGTATCAATACTCAGGATGGCGGCACCCACCTGACCGGCTTCCGTTCGGCTATGACCCGCGTCATCAACGACTATGCTTATAAGAATAAAATGGTCAAGGATTCCGACCCCAGCATCATGGGCGATGACTGCCGCGAGGGTCTGGTCAGTATCGTGTCGGTTAAACTGCCGGAGCCGCAGTTTGAAGGCCAGACCAAGGGCAAACTGGGCAATGCGGAGATGAAGAGTATGGTGGAAAGCGTGGTCGTTGACCAGCTGGCGCTGTACTTTGAAGAGCATCCGGACGAAGCCAAGAAAATTATTGATAAAGTACTGACCTCCGCCCGCGCCCGGGATGCGGCCCGCAAAGCGCGCGACCTGATCATCAAGAAGAACTCACTGGACGGCGGTTCACTGCCGGGCAAACTGGCCGAGTGTTCAGAAAAAGAGCCGTCACTGTGTGAGCTTTTCCTGGTTGAGGGTGACTCTGCCGGCGGCTCGGCCAAGCAGGGGCGCAACCGCCGCTTTCAGGCAATCCTACCGCTCCGCGGTAAGATTCTGAACGTGGAAAAGGCTGCCCCGGACAAGATGTTGTCCCACGAGGAAATCCGGGCCATCATCACCGCCCTCGGGGCCGGCATTGACGATGATTTTGATTTCAATCGGTTGCGTTACCACCGGGTGGTACTAATGACCGATGCCGATGTTGATGGTTCTCACATCCGCACGCTGCTGTTGACCTTCTTCTTCCGTCACATGAGTAAGCTCATCGCCAACGGCGGGCTTTACATCGCTCAGCCGCCGCTGTATCGCATCAAGCAGGGGCAAAATGAACGCTGGGTCTACAACGACGCGGAAAAAGAGGAAGTCCTTAAGGAGTTCAAAGGCAAAAGCGTTGACATCCAGCGGTACAAAGGTCTGGGTGAAATGTCCGCCGAACAGCTCTGGAACACCACTATGAACCCGGCCACCCGCACCATGCTGACCGTTGAGGTAGAGGATGCCGTCGGTGCCGACGCCACTTTCAACCTGCTGATGGGCGACCAGGTCCCACCGCGCAAGGCCTTTATTCAGGCTCACGCCAAGCAGGTTAAAAATCTGGATATATAA